A genomic region of Homalodisca vitripennis isolate AUS2020 chromosome 5, UT_GWSS_2.1, whole genome shotgun sequence contains the following coding sequences:
- the LOC124362154 gene encoding protein drumstick isoform X2, which translates to MFAIMQVESDDRREFRRKMRTKCEFVCKYCQRRFTKPYNLMIHERSHKDDVTFTCEICGKTFKRQDNLKQHRCGWR; encoded by the exons ATGTTCGCGATTATGCAAGTGGAGAGTGACGACCGGAGGGAGTTTCGCCGCAAGATGAGGACCAAGTGCGAGTTCGTCTGCAAGTACTGCCAGCGCCGCTTCACCAAGCCGTACAACCTGATGATACACGAGCGCAGCCACAAGGATGACGTCACATTCACTTGTGAGATCTGCGGCAAGACGTTCAAGCGGCAGGACAACCTGAAACAGCACAG ATGTGGGTGGCGGTGA
- the LOC124362154 gene encoding protein drumstick isoform X1 gives MFAIMQVESDDRREFRRKMRTKCEFVCKYCQRRFTKPYNLMIHERSHKDDVTFTCEICGKTFKRQDNLKQHRSSHSPSYGLRY, from the exons ATGTTCGCGATTATGCAAGTGGAGAGTGACGACCGGAGGGAGTTTCGCCGCAAGATGAGGACCAAGTGCGAGTTCGTCTGCAAGTACTGCCAGCGCCGCTTCACCAAGCCGTACAACCTGATGATACACGAGCGCAGCCACAAGGATGACGTCACATTCACTTGTGAGATCTGCGGCAAGACGTTCAAGCGGCAGGACAACCTGAAACAGCACAG GTCGAGCCACAGCCCTTCGTACGGACTAAGGTACTGA